DNA from Triticum aestivum cultivar Chinese Spring chromosome 7D, IWGSC CS RefSeq v2.1, whole genome shotgun sequence:
CGGTTGGCTGTCCCCTTCGCCTCCGATCCGTCTCCGGGGATCGATCCGCACTTCCGCACCGCGCCGAGCCTATATATAACCCCCCACCATCCCCGCGCGCCTCCCGTCCCCGAACCTTCCAGAACCTCACCGAGctctctccccctccggcagcagGTTCTTCGTTCCCTTCGGGATGGCCGTAGTCGAGACCTCCGCCGACCacgtcgcccccgccgcctccgACCACGGCGCCGCGCCGTACCGTGCCTCGTCGGAGGGGGGCGACGCGGGGGAGCGCGAGATGCGGGATCTGGAGGAGCTCCTCTCCAAGCTCAACCCCATGGCGGAGGAGTTCGTCCCGCCCTCGCTCGCCGCGCACCCCATGCCGCCGCCCCCCTACGCCGGCTACTACCCCAACGGCCCACCCGCAGCCGGCTTCGCGCCGGTCGCCTCGCCGGGCCACCGCGGGGTCGTtggcttccccgccgccgacggcCGCGGCAGGGTAAGGAGACACGAGAGTCCTTGTTTGACCTTTTCGATCGCGTGGTGTTCCCGTTCGGCCTCTCTGTTTCTATCGCCGGTGTAAGTCTGATCTGCTCCTTCCTGCGCGCAGAAGAAGTTTGGAGGGTACGGCGGCGGCTACCCCCACGGCGGCAAGCGGCGGGTCAACAGCCGCACCAGCCAGGCGCAGCGCGACGAGGTGATCCGCCGGACGGTCTACGTCTCCGACATCGATCATCAGGTCAGCCCACGGATCGATGCCCGCACCTTCCTCTCTTGATTCTGCCTGTGACGAGCCTCCTTCGCCCGTCCCTTATTAGACTCTGATATATCCATTCACGTTACCTCCGCAACCGCAAAGAGTTTGTTCACCTGTTGATTGGTTTGATATCATTTTTCTACGTTCCTGTTACTGGTTGTCATGATCGCTCAGCTAGACTTCGGGTTGTGTGACTTCTGTCGGGCACGTGCTGTTCAGATGGGATAAAACGTTAGCAGGATTGAGATCATAAGATGGGATGGGGCTGAGAGCAGGTGGATACTGGATACGCCAGCGGTTGCTCCTTTTGATCATCCTTTTCTTGTTTCGATAGATTTGGATGCCACTTCTCACTGTAGTAAGTTTTGCAGTTCTTGGTCATTACTTTTGTATGGAGTCTAGAAAGTCGCATGACTATTTTGCCATTTATGTGCTTGGGCGACGTGCAGCTAACCTGTACTCATCTACTGTGTTCTTATCCGATTTTGGGTGGTTATTCTCCTGATTTCTTCACATACTGTATGCACCTCTATTGACTATTCGTGGCATGTCTGGTTGTTTTGATGCATGCACCATCTGTATCGGTTTGCTATTAGATTTCTCGTTGGATTAGTCTATGCAGTGCATTACTGGAAGTATCTCATTAATGAGCCCTGCTTTCGTGCTCCTTTAGCAGTTCATTGAGTAGGCAGTCGTTCCTTTTTTTTTTTCTGGAAGACCTAGGTAGTGTATTCCTGGCAGTGTGTTCGTTATGGGCCATGCTTTCATGTTCCTTGTAGCAGTTTATCTAGTAGGTGTGTATTCATTTCTGTTTAGGAAGACCTGGGTAGTGTATTCCTGCAAGTGCCTTATTTAAGATCCTTGCTTTAATGTTCCTTTGATGGAGTGATCATTGGAAGGAACAGTATAATAATTCAAACCATGCCCTATTATATACTGCTTGGTACAAATTTTAGATGTCTCAGGCCTATTCCTGTATTCATGCAAGAATGCTAGATTTGAGAGTGGATACATGCAGATTTACTGTCTGGTGGAACACAGATGGGACCAGCTTTAATGAATCTCAGTAATGGGCATGCAAAGTTACTTTGATTTTTTTAGGGGTGTTTTTTTTGAGGGGTATGCAAAGTTACTTTGGTGTATttgatactcccttcgttcctaaatataagccctttttgagattccaatatggactgcatacggagcaaaatgagtgaatctacactctaaaatatgtctatatacatccgtatgtagtccgtattgaaatctctaaaaagtgtTATATTTAGAAACTGGGAGTAGATGCCTTGTGTATGCTTGTTGACTTATTAGGTCACGATGATACTTTGTCTTTTTTGGTTCTGGTATGCTATTCTAATTTCTTTCTCAAAAAAGTCTTAATCTCGTTTACATCTATGCTTAAGATCATAGCTTATCATGATGCTTCTCATATTTACATGTTGAAATGCAACATGTACACACTTGATTGGGATTTGCACTTTGAAAGATTTAAGCTTCTAGGTGGCTGATATGGTTTACTTGTGAGCTCAGTTGTTCTAGTGCATGTTGATCAATGCCAGTTAGATATATGTATCGTTTCCAGGATTCAGAAACCCTTTTCTAGAAGAGGTATTCTCTAGAACAATACAGTTGCCACGTTTGTAAGAGACATGCATGCTGTTTGTGAAGTATATAAGAGGCACACCATCTTTACTTTTTGGCGTGCCTCTGTTCCACAATGAAAAGAAGCACCTTgttactaaatcagcgacaattaatatagATCGGAGGGAGTACGTTGTAATTGTAGTAGTAGTGTGCATAAGTTATGCACTGAAGAGTTCACTCGCTATGTATTCTCATAATGGTGGTTACGTTTTTGGGTCAAGCGTATGTCATTTGGCAAATGCACCTTTTTTTCTTTGTTCAGACAACATAGTATGTACTTTCTACCTCGTAATAGCCGTGTTCATGTTTTTTTTCATGTTAGACATGTACTAGACACGTTCACTGGTTTTGCCTTGCGTGATAGTGAACTTTCTACCTCTGTACATGCCAACTAGTGACCTTTTGGCTGCAGTTCTGCAGAAATATTCCAATTTTCTCAAAAATTCAAAGATCTCCAGAAATCCTCGTGCTACTGTTTGGAGGCAGTGCCTGCTTGTCTGCTCCACGAAGACCCTTTAGGCCTAATAGTGAGATATGGAATGGCATATGAATAGGGATGCAAGCGGCGTCCCGCATGTCCCGCGGAACTAGCAAAATAGTTCATTTCTGGCTGAAAGATTAACACTAGACTAGAGATGGATTTGTACGAGGCTGCAGCCCGCAAACCCGTCCGCTCTGCATCCCTACatatgaaataaaataaaatttcttGTATACAGAAACTTCTTAGAAGGAAAAGGAATTCGTAGTCCACCAGAGGGTTTATCTGATAGATCAATTCTGATTCGTCACCCGCATTTTCTGTTGAATAGATGAGTGCTTTTGGTAGGGTGATAACATGTCTGACATGTATTTTACTCGAATACTGGACGGATCATAATGTTGCAACTATTAAGTGGTATTTTAGGAAGCTCATTTTTGGCAGCGCTATGAGAATGAGGCGAGTTAGGTCAGTTTGTGGTTGTCCAACTGTGTTGCGTTTGCTTCCTTTATAATCTGCTGTTAGAAATTAGCCAGAAAAATGTGCAAAAGCGGGTCAGAGAGACACAAAAATAGCCTAAAGCAGGTGAGGCAAACAGGATTGTGATAATCCACCGCAATGCCAAACACAGCCTTAAAAGAGTGTTTTGCCTCTTTGAGAGCACTTTTCCTTTGATTACATACCCTACACTGAGTTCTTTTTGGAAAGAAAAAAAGTTTCTTGAATCCTCAAAAGGTTCTAATGGAGTGGAGTTATACATGTACATATAGACGTGTAGCATTTATGCACAAAATTTATCAATATATCTTCTCAGTTATGGTGTACACAAAAAGGAGAAATGTGTAGATCAAAATAGAGTAACCTTTTGCTTTTTTAGAGCccacaaaaacgtcttatattttagaACAGAGGTAATATTATTTAATAATTTTTTACAGTTATGTAGAACACATCCATATATATCCACTGGAAAGAGTTCTTTTGAAAACCTCTAAACTTTCTGCACTTGGTCCTCTGATGTTTATTCCCTTATGGTGTCTTTTTTATAATTTTCGCATCTGTATTTCCTCATGTACTCTGTAATGTTATGTTGGTTTGTTGGTGATAGGTTTAATTTTGTCTATTGGACACTTAACAGTTAGTTATTCACTTATTTGTTTGTCACTTGGCTGCTGTGATACTTTGTATATTTGATTAAATTTCTACACCTAACTTGTGGAGTTTGTTGAGTTCATTTGTGCTGCCTTTGCAGTTAGTTATTTATCACTGGTACATTGTGTCAGCCATTTTTCAAGTCTTATATCCTCTAGTTGCACGCCTGCAATTATATGTAGGCTAATTCGTTATATGTTTCCTCACATTTAGGTCACCGAAGAGCAACTGGCAGCACTATTTATCAACGTAGGGCAGGTacactttttgttttttgtttacatTTACTTTTTGAGAGCACTGAATAATCTGATTTTTTTGTGAAGGTTGTGGACTGCCGGATGTGTGGGGATCCAAATTCAGTTCTTCGTTTTGCTTTCATAGAGTTTACTGATGAGGGTAAGTGGTTGAATGATAATTGAACATGCTTAGGTCAATTTGTCCATTGATTAATATACTGTACTATTGCAGAGGGTGCAAGGGCTGCTCTAAATCTGTCAGGAACTGTGCTTGGATATTATCCTGTGAGGGTTCTGCCATCAAAAACTGCAATTGCACCAGTCAATCCAACGTTCCTGCCCAGGGTAAGCTACAGTTTTGGAATCCACATATTTGTCTAAGTATCGCTGTTCATACTTATCTATATGGATGTCCGCCTGATGTCTAAAAAGTGCCTCGTCTTTATCTTCAGTCTGATGATGAGCGTGAGATGTGTGCAAGGACCATCTACTGCacaaacatcgacaagaaggtttgCTAGCCTACCGTTGCACTCTGTATCTCTATACTCTTTGCACCGATGTTTCTATTTTATTTGATGCACTTGGTGCAGGTCTCTCAGGCAGATGTGAAACTGTTCTTCGAGTCAATTTGTGGAGAGGTTGGTGATTTGTCACTTCGAACTTCCTTTCCTTGTCATAATTTATACCATATATACTGTGCTGCAATCAAAATGCAGTTCAAGGGACATGCTCATTCACTCATTGCAATATCTCCCTGACAGGTCTATCGGCTGAGGTTGCTTGGGGACTACCAGCATAATACTCGCATTGCCTTTGTGGAGTTTGTTATGGTTAGAATGACTTGCCCATTTCGTATTTTTGCAAATCATCACAATATATTGCCTTTTTATTGTATTTCTAGTGTTACTCGTCATGTGTGAGAAGGTTGAATCCTATAATGCTAAGAGTGTTGCCCGCAAATTATATCATGAACATCCATCGCCTCGTGTATGTTTGCTTGAATCATGGTTTCCTGTATTGTTCACATAGTAGAAAACATGTACCACTACGACCAGATTTGATTTCTGGCTAGTTGTCGTTTCGAGTCATGTAGGGTTTCAGCCGCCAGAAGTTGGCATGAACTGGCCTTATGTCCATGTTAGCTTTAATCAGATGGATAAATAGTTAGCCAGAGAACAGCTGGGAAATAGTCATGCTTAAATGAAAACTATGGTTTGATTGGGGTACATTAGATTTCTGTAAGGATGTTTACATGTGGCTGTTCTCCTTTtgtctaatactccctccgttccaaattagttgtcgctgatttagtacaaaacTGTACTCCcaccgatccatattacttgtctcagatttgtctagatatggatgtgtGTAGACACgctttagtgttagatacatccgtatctagacaaatctaagataagTAGTAATATGGATCTCAGGGAGTATTAAATCAGCGACAACTaatttggaaaggagggagtatatattagtcTTTCCTGAACATTACTTGCTTTATTAAACTCACAACTTTGGTTGGTTGGTACTCTATTATGTTATGAGTTATGATCTGATGTCCTGATGTATAGCATTGCATGTCAGTTTAGGTGGATGTCTGATGATCATTTCTTTGAACCTGAAGTGGTCCCAAGTACTCTCTCTATTGAGAAGTTATTAGTTAGCAAGATCTACTGTTGCTTGTTGTCCTCGTGCTTAGCGCATTAACTTGATCTTAGTCAGCATTGTTTGTTGTTCAGGATAATCTCTAATTGCTATACACGTGCTGTAAAAATGGCTCTGTTAGTTACATTTTCTTGGATTTTGGGGCCTTACGATGCAGGGTATTTTGGGAAATGAAGTTCATGTGTGTATGCAACTTCTTTCCTGTTGTAACAGCAATGTCCTTGGCTAGTCCTTTGTGTGGCATAGTAGTAGTGGTGGTATTTTTCATTTCACAACTAAGTTCAGCCTGGAGGTTCATTCATTTCTTAATTTTCAGGCTGAAAGTGCTACAGCTGCTCTCAACTGCAGTGGTGTTATACTGGGTTCCCTGCCAATAAGGTAAAAAGCATGGTCTGGATTCAACTTTGTTGACCCAACTGTGAATAAAAGCCTATTTAGTTTTGGAAATAACGTGCTGCCTTGCTGATATTTCAGGGTGAGTCCATCTAAGACTCCCGTTCGTCCCCGTGCTCCTCGGCCAATGAACTAGAGTTGTAGGTACAGGAGGTGCCAATGGCACTGCTTATATATAGAGAGATCGACATATGTGAAAGAGAAATTAAGATATGTCTTTTCTTCTAAGTTATCCGCTCGAGTGTCTTTTTATTGTATCGCCGGTAAGTATCAAGACTCGAGCGGAGGAGGGGAAAGGAAAAATTAGAAATGGTTGGTCGGTGTTTACCTTTTGCACATAGAGCTTCTTAGAAGCGGGCCTGTTGCTCTTGTCCTTGATGCAGCAAGGCGAAACTCGTGGACTTTTGTCTTTGTTAAGTTGTTGGCTGTTGTCCGTTTGCTACTTACTGGAAAGTTGCAGCAAGTCGTTTACCTGAAAAATGATGAGCACTTGCCATTATGCTGTGCCAATTCTGTCGTGCCCCCGGTATTTTTGTTTGCTGATGCTTATGCTCTTCGTGGTATGCATTATGGTGGAATATTCTACTACTATTGTGGGCTGTTCCCCATATTTAGTCTGCACACGAGCAGTTCAACATTATCCTTGGGTTGCTCTGTAAATATGCTCGTCGTATAAATTGAATGTTATTGGTTACCTCTGAAACT
Protein-coding regions in this window:
- the LOC123163849 gene encoding polyadenylate-binding protein-interacting protein 11 isoform X3, which translates into the protein MAVVETSADHVAPAASDHGAAPYRASSEGGDAGEREMRDLEELLSKLNPMAEEFVPPSLAAHPMPPPPYAGYYPNGPPAAGFAPVASPGHRGVVGFPAADGRGRKKFGGYGGGYPHGGKRRVNSRTSQAQRDEVIRRTVYVSDIDHQVTEEQLAALFINVGQVVDCRMCGDPNSVLRFAFIEFTDEEGARAALNLSGTVLGYYPVRVLPSKTAIAPVNPTFLPRSDDEREMCARTIYCTNIDKKADVKLFFESICGEVYRLRLLGDYQHNTRIAFVEFVMAESATAALNCSGVILGSLPIRVSPSKTPVRPRAPRPMN
- the LOC123163849 gene encoding polyadenylate-binding protein-interacting protein 11 isoform X2; the encoded protein is MAVVETSADHVAPAASDHGAAPYRASSEGGDAGEREMRDLEELLSKLNPMAEEFVPPSLAAHPMPPPPYAGYYPNGPPAAGFAPVASPGHRGVVGFPAADGRGRKKFGGYGGGYPHGGKRRVNSRTSQAQRDEVIRRTVYVSDIDHQVTEEQLAALFINVVDCRMCGDPNSVLRFAFIEFTDEEGARAALNLSGTVLGYYPVRVLPSKTAIAPVNPTFLPRSDDEREMCARTIYCTNIDKKVSQADVKLFFESICGEVYRLRLLGDYQHNTRIAFVEFVMAESATAALNCSGVILGSLPIRVSPSKTPVRPRAPRPMN
- the LOC123163849 gene encoding polyadenylate-binding protein-interacting protein 11 isoform X1 — its product is MAVVETSADHVAPAASDHGAAPYRASSEGGDAGEREMRDLEELLSKLNPMAEEFVPPSLAAHPMPPPPYAGYYPNGPPAAGFAPVASPGHRGVVGFPAADGRGRKKFGGYGGGYPHGGKRRVNSRTSQAQRDEVIRRTVYVSDIDHQVTEEQLAALFINVGQVVDCRMCGDPNSVLRFAFIEFTDEEGARAALNLSGTVLGYYPVRVLPSKTAIAPVNPTFLPRSDDEREMCARTIYCTNIDKKVSQADVKLFFESICGEVYRLRLLGDYQHNTRIAFVEFVMAESATAALNCSGVILGSLPIRVSPSKTPVRPRAPRPMN